A genomic segment from Candidatus Woesearchaeota archaeon encodes:
- a CDS encoding ferritin, with product MEEKTTKLSEKTQNTHRAIESLREEIEAVDFYNQRADACTDEELKKILIHNADEEKEHFAMLLEWIRRQDSQLEKELKETLFKNGPITGQH from the coding sequence ATGGAAGAAAAAACAACCAAATTAAGTGAAAAAACACAAAATACGCACAGAGCAATAGAATCACTACGAGAAGAAATAGAAGCAGTAGATTTCTACAATCAAAGAGCAGATGCATGCACTGACGAAGAACTAAAAAAAATATTAATACACAACGCAGATGAAGAAAAAGAACACTTTGCAATGTTATTAGAATGGATTAGAAGACAAGATTCTCAACTAGAAAAAGAACTGAAAGAAACACTATTTAAAAACGGACCAATAACAGGGCAACACTAA
- a CDS encoding phosphoglycerate kinase, producing MAVNTIEAMDFKGKRVFLRAGFDVPINNEGRILDDFRIKETIPTIKLLFKKGAKQIIIGSHQGRPKGNEKHLRMDNIAKEIYKLTKKTTEKLNDCINFREEEFPEPEDAKIVLLENLRFYKEEIENNEEFAKELTKYADIYVNDAFSVCHREHASMCAITKFIPGCVGLLVEKELRAFNHILKEPTRPYVAIIGGAKLSTKLPIIQNLTQKVDKLLIGGAMIFTFYKAKGLSTGKSPVDKESIAMAQMLNNNDKIMLPTDIIISDNPESTNCMNVTIDKLPSYMYGLDIGEKSVLEFKKKLAKAKTVVWNGPLGYYENPAYARATVNILKFLAQSPEIKTIIGGGDTTNLVTKLGIKERFFHVSTGGGATLKLLEGKKLVAIKTLEENN from the coding sequence ATGGCAGTAAATACAATAGAAGCAATGGACTTTAAAGGAAAAAGAGTGTTCCTAAGAGCAGGATTTGATGTACCTATAAATAATGAAGGGAGAATACTAGATGACTTTAGAATAAAAGAAACAATACCAACAATAAAACTACTTTTCAAAAAAGGAGCAAAACAAATAATAATTGGAAGTCACCAAGGAAGACCTAAAGGAAATGAAAAACACTTACGAATGGACAATATTGCAAAAGAAATATACAAATTAACAAAAAAAACAACAGAAAAATTAAATGATTGCATAAATTTTAGAGAAGAAGAATTTCCAGAACCAGAAGATGCAAAAATAGTTTTATTAGAAAATCTAAGATTTTACAAAGAAGAAATAGAAAACAACGAAGAATTTGCAAAAGAACTAACAAAATACGCAGATATATATGTAAATGACGCTTTTTCGGTGTGTCATAGAGAACACGCATCAATGTGTGCAATAACAAAATTCATACCTGGATGTGTGGGTTTACTAGTAGAAAAAGAACTCAGAGCTTTTAATCACATATTAAAAGAACCAACAAGACCTTACGTTGCAATAATTGGGGGAGCAAAACTATCAACTAAACTGCCCATAATACAAAATTTAACGCAGAAAGTAGATAAACTGCTTATAGGAGGCGCTATGATATTTACTTTTTACAAAGCAAAAGGTCTAAGCACAGGAAAAAGCCCTGTAGACAAAGAATCCATAGCTATGGCTCAAATGCTCAACAATAACGATAAAATAATGCTGCCAACAGACATAATAATTTCAGACAATCCAGAATCCACAAACTGCATGAATGTAACAATAGATAAATTACCCAGCTACATGTATGGTCTTGACATAGGTGAAAAATCAGTGTTAGAATTCAAAAAAAAGCTCGCAAAAGCAAAAACTGTTGTGTGGAATGGACCGCTAGGGTACTATGAAAATCCTGCATATGCAAGAGCAACGGTAAACATTTTAAAATTCTTAGCACAAAGCCCTGAAATAAAGACAATAATAGGCGGTGGAGACACAACAAATCTTGTTACTAAATTAGGGATAAAGGAAAGGTTCTTTCATGTAAGTACTGGAGGAGGAGCGACATTAAAGCTACTAGAAGGGAAAAAATTAGTAGCAATAAAGACACTTGAAGAAAATAACTAA
- a CDS encoding DUF378 domain-containing protein, whose translation MAKKTTLDWIALILLIVGGLNWLLVGLFNFDLVAAIFNSWAPVIGTIVYILVGLSALYTIYFLVKK comes from the coding sequence ATGGCTAAAAAAACAACGTTAGATTGGATAGCTTTGATTTTGTTGATAGTTGGCGGTTTAAATTGGCTACTTGTTGGCTTGTTTAATTTTGATTTAGTAGCTGCTATTTTCAATAGTTGGGCACCAGTTATAGGAACCATAGTATATATTTTGGTTGGTTTGTCAGCTTTGTATACTATTTATTTCTTAGTGAAAAAATAG
- a CDS encoding RNA methyltransferase: protein MVKISVILVDSKFSGNVGAVARVMKNFGCNSLILVSPSCKIDVEAKNRAKHAQDILDSAIVLNSFEELRNMFDTLIGTTGIIGSDYNVLRSPVLLNDLKEKILGYDGSLGLVFGREDDGLYQSELSICDFSLHIPSSPVYPVLNLSHAVAVTLYEIFSVERGINLLEEHKALSFEEKNVLLREVDRIIDKTFFCTEDERENQRSIWKKFVGKAMLTKREGFALIGFLKKL from the coding sequence ATGGTGAAAATTTCAGTTATTTTAGTTGATTCCAAATTTTCTGGTAATGTGGGTGCTGTTGCTCGTGTTATGAAGAATTTTGGTTGTAATAGTCTTATTTTAGTTTCTCCTAGTTGCAAAATTGATGTTGAAGCTAAGAATAGAGCAAAGCATGCTCAGGACATTTTAGATTCTGCGATTGTTTTGAATTCTTTTGAGGAACTAAGAAATATGTTTGATACTTTAATTGGCACTACAGGTATTATTGGATCAGATTATAATGTTCTTAGGAGTCCTGTTCTTCTTAATGATTTGAAGGAGAAAATTTTAGGGTATGATGGATCTTTGGGCCTTGTTTTTGGTAGGGAAGATGACGGGTTGTATCAGAGTGAATTGTCCATTTGTGATTTTTCTTTGCATATCCCATCATCTCCTGTTTATCCTGTTCTTAATTTGAGTCATGCTGTCGCAGTTACTTTATATGAGATTTTTTCTGTTGAAAGGGGAATTAATTTGTTAGAAGAACATAAGGCTCTTAGTTTTGAAGAAAAGAATGTTTTATTAAGAGAAGTTGATAGAATTATTGATAAGACTTTTTTTTGTACTGAAGATGAGAGAGAAAATCAGAGGTCTATCTGGAAGAAATTTGTTGGTAAGGCTATGCTTACTAAACGTGAAGGATTTGCTCTTATTGGTTTTTTGAAAAAATTGTAG